A portion of the Lolium rigidum isolate FL_2022 chromosome 1, APGP_CSIRO_Lrig_0.1, whole genome shotgun sequence genome contains these proteins:
- the LOC124695700 gene encoding calcium-dependent mitochondrial ATP-magnesium/phosphate carrier protein 2-like, producing MTGAAAHAVEPRAAATAASPPPVAAAAGPCEPARKAGPVTMEHVLLALHESEAEREARIQDMFGFFDTSGRGQLDYAQIEAGLAAMQVPAECKYARELLRACDRDRDGRVGYDDFRRYMDDKELELYRIFQAIDVEHNGCILPEELWDALVKAGIEIDDEELARFVEHVDKDNNGIITFEEWRDFLMLYPNEATIENIYHHWERVCLVDIGEQAAIPEGLSKHVSASKYLIAGGIAGAASRTATAPLDRLKVIMQVQTTRTTVAHAVKDIFIRGGLRGFFRGNGLNVVKVAPESAIRFYAYETLKEYIMKSKGENKSAVGASERLVAGGLAGAVAQTAIYPIDLVKTRLQTFSCESGKVPSLGALSRDIWKHEGPRAFYRGLVPSLLGIVPYAGIDLAVYETLKDASRTYIIKDSEPGPLVQLGCGTVSGALGATCVYPLQVIRTRLQAQQGNSEAAYKGMSDVFWRTLKHEGVSGFYKGILPNLLKVVPAASITYMVYEAMKKNLSLD from the exons atgaccgGCGCGGCGGCCCACGCGGtcgagccccgcgccgccgccaccgccgcctcccctccccccgtcgccgccgccgcggggccctGCGAGCCGGCGCGCAAGGCGGGGCCCGTGACCATGGAGCACGTGCTGCTGGCGCTCCACGAGTCGGAGGCGGAGCGGGAGGCGCGGATCCAGGACATGTTCGGCTTCTTCGACACCTCCGGCCGGGGCCAGCTCGACTACGCGCAGATCGAGGCCGGCCTCGCCGCGATGCAGGTCCCCGCCGAGTGCAAGTACGCGCGCGAGCTGCTCCGCGCCTGCGACCGCGACCGCGACGGGCGCGTCGGGTACGACGACTTCAGGCGCTACATGGACGACAAGGAGCTCGAGCTATACCGCATCTTCCAGGCCATCGACGTCGAGCACAACGGGTGCATCCTACCCGAGGAGCTCTGGGACGCGCTCGTCAAGGCTG GTATAGAGATTGATGATGAGGAGCTTGCACGGTTTGTTGAGCATGTGGACAAGGACAACAATGGAATTATTACTTTTGAAGAATGGAGGGATTTTCTTATGCTTTATCCAAATGAAGCAACAATTGAGAACATATATCATCACTGGGAAAGAGTTTGCCTTGTAGATATAGGTGAACAGGCTGCTATACCAGAAGGATTAAGTAAGCATGTCAGCGCAAGCAAATATCTGATCGCAGGGGGCATTGCGGGTGCAGCATCTCGTACTGCAACTGCACCGCTTGATCGCCTTAAAGTGATCATGCAAGTACAGACAACGCGCACGACGGTCGCACATGCAGTTAAGGATATATTTATCCGAGGTGGCCTAAGGGGATTTTTTAGAGGGAATGGTTTGAATGTTGTAAAAGTTGCTCCAGAGAGTGCAATAAGGTTTTATGCCTATGAAACACTGAAAGAATATATTATGAAGAGCAAAGGAGAAAATAAGAGTGCAGTTGGCGCTTCTGAACGCCTTGTTGCTGGTGGTTTGGCTGGTGCAGTAGCGCAAACAGCAATTTACCCCATAGATTTAGTAAAGACACGGCTACAAACCTTTTCTTGCGAGAGTGGTAAAGTTCCTAGTCTTGGTGCCTTATCAAGGGATATATGGAAGCACGAAGGTCCTCGAGCGTTCTATAGAGGTCTTGTTCCATCTTTGCTTGGTATTGTCCCTTATGCTGGAATTGATCTTGCTGTATACGAGACTTTGAAAGATGCGTCCAGGACATATATCATAAAGGACAGTG AACCTGGTCCTCTAGTACAACTGGGCTGTGGCACTGTCTCTGGAGCACTGGGAGCCACATGTGTTTACCCTTTACAGGTCATCAGAACAAG ACTGCAAGCTCAGCAAGGGAATTCAGAGGCAGCATATAAAGGAATGTCGGATGTATTCTGGAGAACCCTAAAGCATGAAGGTGTTTCTGGGTTCTACAAAGGAATCCTACCAAACCTCCTTAAGGTGGTGCCTGCTGCAAGTATTACCTATATGGTTTATGAGGCGATGAAAAAAAATCTGTCTCTTGATTAA